In one Solanum lycopersicum chromosome 11, SLM_r2.1 genomic region, the following are encoded:
- the LOC104644674 gene encoding uncharacterized protein, translating into MNVHELLVIGDSDMLIHHVQGGWAMKNPKIIPYVQYVLKLCKRIRKIEFRHIPTVHNVLAYALSTITSMIKYPDTDYIDPLDIELKEHQVLCSHVQVESDGLSWYFDIKRRTPDFGLLKCVDVVEVAKLIEQKYHKSKVHSDLIRVPPHEINVTSLP; encoded by the exons ATGAATGTCCACGAGTTgttggttattggagattcagatATGTTGATTCATCATGTTCAAGGAGGGTGGGCCATGAAGAACCCAAAGATTATACCTTACGTGCAATATGTACTTAAGTTGTGTAAAAGAATACGtaagatcgagttcagacatatTCCCACAGTACACAATGTGTTGGCCTATGCTCTTTCCACCATTACTTCAATGATCAAATATCCAGATACTGATTATATTGATCCTCTAGATATAGAGCTGAAAGAACATCAAGTCCTTTGTTCACATGTTCAAGTAGAATCGGACGGTTTGTCatggtattttgatataaagag GAGGACTCCCGATTTTGGTCTTCTCAAGTGTGTCGATGTTGTTGAAGTTGCAAAACTAATTGAACAG AAATATCACAAAAGTAAAGTGCACAGTGATTTGATTCGAGTGCCGCCTCATGAAATTAATGTTACGAGTTTACCTTAG